In Malassezia japonica chromosome 2, complete sequence, one DNA window encodes the following:
- a CDS encoding uncharacterized protein (COG:Q; EggNog:ENOG503P2A4), whose protein sequence is MFASRVVRTPCVRFVRSVHKSMMEIDGHDSHNTSRLAIQAARPGRIETEFTIGKENLNRAGTLHGGLIATLVDSVGSLAVASKGWYNTGISTDINATFVRPGGRLDDSVLVTGEVVGMGKTLAYTRIEFRDPKTSAIVAYGSHTKFVRMAFGSPENVVFSESGEEVLEGTMPADTK, encoded by the exons ATGTTTGCCTCGAgggtcgtgcgcacgccgtgtGTGCGCTTTGTGCGTAGCGTGCACAAGTCGAT GATGGAAATCGATGGTCATGACTCGCACAACACCTCGCGTCTCGCGatccaggcggcgcgccccggCCGCATCGAGACCGAGTTTACGATCGGGAAGGAGAATT TGAACCGCGCCGGGACGCTGCATGGTGGCCTCATTGCGACGCTAGTCGACTCGGTCGGCTCGCTTGCGGTAGCGTCCAAGGGATGGTACAATACCGGCATCTCGACCGACATTAACGCGACGTTTGTGCGCCCCGGCGGCCGTCTGGACGACAGCGTGCTCGTCACGGGCGAGGTGGTCGGTATGggcaagacgctcgcgtACACACGCATTGAGTTCCGTGACCCCAAGACGAGCGCCATTGTGG CCTACGGAAGTCACACCAAGTTTGTTCGCATGGCGTTCGGGTCGCCGGAGAATGTTGTATTTAGCGAGTCGGGCGAGGAAGTGCTCGAAGGCACCATGCCTGCGGATACAAAGTAG
- the ECM16 gene encoding RNA helicase (BUSCO:EOG092610VI; COG:A; COG:J; EggNog:ENOG503NVZR): protein MGPKRRERFNAKARQSSVGGSSHKGKKSMRERAAESEVNSNAVVMDDATREELARQDKRRRALLREGGNDENARINTKKRKRLDKFIENKLRKEEKQRLIQKLAQSSAEISDRTELVSAATLGTGRASKEAQRVQKMLGEQGHGRRAAFQVDEDEDDEDLDHDVDTGEERVHQDPVHEPMEDDSSARQTRIEEAARRFDAPQPKQAPVLGSALATGADGKPVMPVMRKRQRKSVQGRSNMSIQERIKSGPPPPPESDSSDDSDEDKHVYDVDKAIQESRERIAQERAWKKPEKADGEDSDSSVPTEELDSEGTDTDEEEEAVLLHAMRLRGMLPEGAGLDALDAAKSKGKGKGKAVEEESDDEVEEGEEEEDKDDEDEDEDEEEDDEEDDEDDEDEDDEDDEDEEDDEEDEDDDEQLPSEPQSKRWGLGESSRTKAFKQWALEALHLARPEKGSTELEGRPLEPVGGRVDRVGDLGPQDGKVRGPLGRDIESPAAKSTFAKRFFEEEAFFRKNNAPVRHVPVTRDDALQEARMALPVVAEEDLIVRTINENPVTVLCGETGSGKTTQVPQFLYEAAYATGGSANPGMIGVTQPRRVAAVSMARRVAHELGLDKHHVAHQIRYDATTGPHTQLKFMTDGVLLRELAQDLLLTKYSVIIVDEAHERSVNTDVLIGMLSRVVRLREQRWAAGGEGLEAPRPLRLVIMSATLRVGDFTQNSTLFPIPPPLIQIGARQHPVAIHFNRKTVQDYVTEAVKKASKIHARLPAGGILLFVTGQQEVTTICRKLEQRYGPDAVAKKARAEEIRQKYTAPSARDADIEAEDVDLGTAELADVDEPDVEADPDALDSDEEEEEDIEPASMPMHILPLYSLLPNADQQRVFEDPPENTRLVVVATNVAETSITIPNIKYVVDTGRAKERHIEQRSQVQSYDIAWISKASAAQRAGRAGRTGPGHCYRLYSSAVYEDVFPDFSVPEILRTPVEGLVLQMKAMNIDNVANFPFPTAPDRDALRGAERMLMHLGALEQSEARKASGKRDMHASITELGRAMALFPVLPRYAKLLAQGNQHGCLPYAVAIVAALSVGDIFEREDTTQTVPLDMDPAEAKEARRKARAAYYGALRVFDALGEGQSDAFRLLSVVGAYAHEASKGSSRAFCRSHYVRLKAMEEIHKLRAQLGHILLANLAGIRDKDAERILDPGLAPPDATQCKVLRQLLCAIYVDRVAVRADIVDAPEAEGTPAVRGSKLASTRGVPYVALGVHGPTFIHMSSTFFHRTPPEWIVFGELHQSSSKEATVEGVEGPARKVWLKTLTRVNPAWLPKLGKTLCTYSQPTEAQPSSLLGKLTSSIKALRQGESAAPERDVLLTPRYGGAAQDGGAGQGMGWELPAITAKQRYENGRWITQA, encoded by the exons ATGGGGCCAAAGCGGCGCGAAAGGTTCAATGCCAAGGCGCGGCAGTCGAGCGTTggcggctcgtcgcacAAGGGCAAGAAGtcgatgcgcgagcgcgccgcagagAGCGAGGTGAACTCGAACGCGGTCGTGATGGACGATGCGACGCGTGAAGAACTCGCACGCCAGGACaaacgccgccgcgcactcctgcgcgagggcgGAAACGACGAAAACGCAAGGATTAATaccaagaagcgcaagcgcctcgacaagTTTATCGAGAacaagctgcgcaaggaggAAAAGCAGCGGCTCATCCAGAAACTCGCACAGTCGTCGGCAGAAATCAGCGACCGCACCGAACTggtcagcgccgcgacactCGGTACGGGGCGCGCGTCCAAGGAGGCACAACGTGTGCAAAAGATGCTCGGTGAGCAGGGCCacggacgccgcgcggcctTTCAAGTGgatgaggacgaggacgatgaAGACCTCGACCACGACGTCGATACAGGCGAAGAACGCGTGCATCAAGACCCGGTCCACGAACCCATGGAGGACGACTCCAGCGCACGGCAGACACGCATCGAAgaggcggcacgccgctttgacgcgccgcagcccaagcaggcgccggtgctcggctcggcgctcgcgacgggCGCAGACGGCAAGCCAGTGATGCCGGTGATGCGGaagcgccagcgcaagTCGGTGCAGGGGCGCAGCAACATGTCGATCCAGGAGCGCATCAAGTCGGGTCCACCGCCCCCGCCAGAGTCAGACAGCAGCGACGACTCTGACGAGGACAAACATGTATACGACGTCGACAAGGCCATCCAAGAGTCTCGCGAACGCATCGCACAGGAACGCGCGTGGAAGAAGCCGGAGAAGGCGGATGGAGAGGATAGCGATTCGTCTGTGCCGACGGAAGAATTGGATTCGGAGGGGACAGACACGGACGAGGAAGAAGAGGCTGTGCTTCTCCATGCGATGCGTCTGCGTGGTATGCTTCCGGAAGGAGCTGGACTCGATGCCTTGGATGCAGCGAAAAGTAAAGGCAAGGGTAAAGGCAAGGCGGTAGAGGAGGAGAGTGATGATGAGGTCGAGGAAGgggaggaggaagaggatAAGGACGATGAAGACGAGGATGAGGAtgaggaagaggacgacgaggaagacgaTGAGGACGATGAGGATGAGGATGATGAGGATGATGAAgacgaagaggacgacgaagaggacgaggacgatgaCGAACAACTCCCGTCTGAACCACAGTCCAAGCGTTggggcctcggcgagtcAAGTCGTACCAAAGCCTTCAAGCAGTGGGCCCTGGAAGCACTGCACCTCGCACGCCCTGAAAAAGGCAGCACAGAGCTCGAAGGCCGCCCTCTTGAGcccgtcggcggccgcgtcgaccgTGTCGGCGATCTCGGTCCCCAGGACGGCAAGGTTCGTGGCCCCCTCGGCCGCGATATTGAGTCGCCTGCAGCCAAGTCGACCTTTGCCAAGCGCTTCTTTGAAGAAGAGGCCTTTTTCCGCAAAAACAATGCGCCTGTACGTCACGTCCCCGTcacgcgcgacgatgcactgcaagaggcgcgcatgGCACTCCCTGTTGTTGCCGAAGAGGACCTGATCGTGCGCACAATTAACGAGAACCCCGTAACCGTGCTTTGTGGTGAAACGGGTAGCGGCAAGACGACCCAAGTCCCCCAGTTCCTCTACGAAGCCGCCTATGCCACGGGCGGAAGCG CAAATCCTGGCATGATTGGCGTGACACAGCCCCGTCGTGTGGCGGCGGTAAGCAtggcgcgccgtgtcgctcatgagctcggcctcgatAAGCATCATGTCGCACACCAGATTCGGTATGATGCCACGACAGGGCCGCATACCCAGCTCAAGTTCATGACCGACGGTGTCCTGCTCCGCGAGCTTGCACAGGACCTTCTCCTCACGAAATACAGCGTGATCAttgtcgacgaggcccacgagcgcagcgtcaACACCGACGTGCTGATCGGTATGCTGAgtcgcgtcgtgcgcctgcgtgaGCAGCGCTGGGCTGCTGGCGGCGAGGGGCTCGAGGCACCTCGTCCGTTGCGCCTGGTCATTAtgagcgcgacgctgcgtgtcgGCGACTTTACGCAGAACAGCACGCTCTTCCCTATTCCCCCACCCCTGATCCagatcggcgcgcgccagcaCCCTGTTGCGATTCACTTTAACCGCAAGACGGTGCAGGACTACGTTACCGAGGCTGTCAAGAAGGCGTCCAAGATCCATGCGCGCCTTCCGGCAGGCGGAATTCTCCTGTTTGTTACGGGCCAGCAAGAGGTCACGACCATCTgccgcaagctcgagcagcgctaCGGTCCTGATGCTGTTGCAAAGAAGGCGCGAGCGGAAGAAATCCGCCAAAAATACACTgcgccctcggcgcgcgaTGCAGACATCGAAGCGGAGGATGTCGACCTTGGCACGGCTGAGCTTgcggacgtcgacgagccggaTGTCGAGGCGGACCCCGATGCGCTggacagcgacgaggaagaggaagaggacATTGAACCTGCGTCGATGCCGATGCACATCCTTCCCCTCTACTCGCTCCTTCCGAATGCCGACCAGCAGCGCGTTTTTGAGGATCCTCCGGAGAACACGCGCCTGGTCGTCGTGGCGACCAACGTGGCCGAGACGTCGATTACCATCCCCAACATCAAGTATGTCGTGGATACTGGCCGCGCAAAGGAGCGGCACATTGAGCAGCGCAGCCAAGTGCAGTCCTATGACATTGCGTGGATCAGCAaggcgtcggccgcgcagcgtgctggTCGTGCAGGCCGTACCGGCCCCGGTCACTGCTACCGCCTGTACTCTTCCGCGGTGTACGAAGACGTATTCCCCGACTTTAGTGTGCCGGAAAttctgcgcacgccggtcGAGGGTCTTGTGCTCCAAATGAAGGCGATGAACATTGACAATGTGGCCAACTTCCCCTTCCCTACAGCGCCAGACCGCGACGCActccgcggcgccgagcgcatgctgATGCATCTCGGTGCCCTCGAGCAGAGCGAGGCTCGCAAGGCGAGCGGAAAGCGCGATATGCACGCCTCGAtcaccgagctcgggcgcgccATGGCGCTCTTCCCGGTGCTTCCCCGCTACGCCAAGCTACTTGCGCAAGGCAACCAGCACGGGTGCCTGCCGTACGCTGTTGCcatcgtcgcggcgctcagcgTCGGCGACATCTTTGAGCGGGAGGACACGACACAgaccgtgccgctcgaTATGGACCCTGCCGAGGCCAAAGAGGCACGCCGGAAAGCGCGGGCTGCGTActacggcgcgctgcgcgtaTTTGATGCTCTTGGCGAGGGCCagagcgacgcgttccGTCTCTTGAGCGTTGTCGGCGCATACGCGCACGAGGCTTCGAAGGGCTCGTCACGCGCTTTCTGCCGCTCGCACTATGTGCGCCTCAAGGCGATGGAGGAGATCCacaagctgcgcgcgcagctcgggcaTATCCTGCTGGCGAACCTGGCCGGCATTCGCGACAAGGATGCGGAACGCATCCTCGATCCCGGCCTTGCTCCGCCGGATGCGACACAATGCAAGGTCCTGCGGCAGCTTCTCTGCGCCATCTATGTCGACCGCGTTGCAGTGCGCGCCGACATTGTTGATGCGCCCGAGGCAGAAGGGACGCCAGCCGTGCGCGGAAGCAAGCTTgcgagcacgcgcggcgtgccgtacgttgcgctcggcgtccaCGGCCCGACGTTTATCCACATGAGCTCAACCTTTTTCcaccgcacgccgcccgagtGGATCGtctttggcgagctgcaTCAGAGCTCATCGAAGGAGGCGACGGTCGAAGGCGTCGAGGGACCCGCACGCAAGGTATGGCTCAAGACGCTTACGCGTGTCAACCCTGCGTGGCTGCCCAAGCTCGGCAAGACGCTCTGCACGTATTCGCAGCCGACCGAGGCCCagccctcgtcgctgcttgGCAAGCTCACCAGCTCGatcaaggcgctgcgccagggcgaaagcgcggcgcccgagcgcgacgtgctcctcACGCCACGGtacggcggtgcggcgcaggacggcggcgcgggccaAGGTATGGGCTGGGAGCTCCCCGCAATCACCGCCAAGCAGCGCTACGAAAACGGGCGGTGGATCACGCAGGCATAG
- the thp1 gene encoding thymine-DNA glycosylase (COG:L; EggNog:ENOG503NUH6), whose amino-acid sequence MVRAPERVTSRFFRKQEAQRVPDYLASGLEVLFCGINPGAESGAQQRHYAHRSNHFYACVHQSGLTTKRLAPSEDHTFPSQEPFRLGLTNLAHRPTRKSEQLAMTELEMGVPELVEKVRTYRPKVVCFVGKQIGQVFLKVLQKKNKVGPTSVPLSFPPSVLGFWFAPKNAPDKTFPAIDAGYGVLPACVTHDDGTVTLFFSTPSTSARVTHHQLPGKVRIMSHIVALLAAFPTDG is encoded by the exons ATGGTTCGAGCGCCGGAGCGTGtcacgtcgcgcttcttTCGCAAGCAGGAGGCAcagcgcgtgccggacTACTTGGCGAGTGGGCTCGAGGTGCTGTTCTGTGGCATCAATCCAGGGGCGGAATCGGGCGCACAGCAGCGGCATTATGCGCACCGCTCGAACCACTTTTATGCATGCGTGCACCAGTCGGGCTTGACGAcgaagcgcctcgccccgAGCGAGGACCATACTTTTCCGTCGCAGGAGCCGTTCCGTCTGGGGTTGACCAACTTGGCACaccggccgacgcgcaagagcgagcagcttgccatgaccgagctcgagatgGGCGTGCCGGAGCTCGTCGAAAAAGTGCGCACGTACCGCCCCAAAGTGGTATGCTTTGTAGGAAAGCAAATTGGGCAAGTCTTTCTCAAGGTGCTACAGAAAAAGAACAAAGTTGGACCTACGAGTGTGCCTCTCTCCTTTCCACCGTCGGTCCTGGGCTTTTGGTTTGCGCCAAAGAATGCGCCGGACAAGACGTTCCCTGCAATCGATGCGGGGTACGGCGTGCTTCCTGCGTGTGTTACCCACGACGACGGGACCGTGACGCTCTTTTTCTCGACACCGTCCACAAGCGCGCGCGTCACACACCACCAGCTGCCGGGCAAGGTGCGCATCATGTCTCATATCGTGGCGCTTCTCGCGGCGTTTCCCACC GATGGTTGA